In Paenibacillus guangzhouensis, a single window of DNA contains:
- a CDS encoding glycoside hydrolase family 2 TIM barrel-domain containing protein: MKKRLSLLLMLLMVANSFWGLTAGAAPANGYPEWNNNPTVFQVNREPAHASFISYGDVESALKGADMISAMTEHPSPYYRSLNGEWKFNLANNPASRPVDFYQDTYDTSGWKNIKVPGEWQMQGYDFPIYTNVTYPFWGNGNSTNVQPPFAPTQYNPVGSYKRTFTIPAAWKDRQTFISFQGVESAFYLWVNGQQVGYAEDSYTAKDFNITPYLREGENSLAVEVYRWSDGSWLEDQDFLRVSGIQRDVFLYSTPSVHIRDFTIVTDLDANYKDAELQLKVNVKKDGASTSEDKHTVEAMLYDASNQPVLTEPVIMKADLNSQAEVQVSSSKLIANPLKWSAETPNLYTLVFSLKDATGKVMETAGTRVGFREFEVKVMAGDSGKQQMLLNGKPIMLKGANRHESSPDTGHAVDLDLMIQDMKLMKQFNINAVRTSHYPNHPFWYDLANQYGIYLLDEVNLETHGVNGSVPTNKAEWTENIKDRARSMVERDKNHPSVLIWSLGNEAGQGTNFKTESDYIRSLDPTRPIHYEGYNDAKVTDMVSHMYPAVSTLETYAKSSDPRPYIMCEYAHSMGNSTGNLQEYWDMIKKYPNLQGGFIWDWVDQAVRMKTPSERLYLTDANQSFQADYTGSVVEQADGATGVLQAKDRASASVTMPNDAKYSLTGPLTVEAWVKPISSIANSPIIAKGDTQFALKMNGMDKLEFFVYKGGVWTAATANLPANWLNNWHHVAGVYDGASVSLYLDGQIVATKTYSGSFASNAYALTIGKDAEKGRTSNMSFDKIRVYNRGLSLTELNNSDRTPDANTVLWMDFNVSDAKSIPLESHEYLAYGGDFGDNPNDGNFMANGLISADRTVQPELWEVKQVYQNINVKDVDLSKGLVEIKNEFLFSNVNQYDATWELKADHEVIQYGTLTGLDIPALTSKQVTIPYVWPKEQPGVEYWLNISFTLKNDTLWASKGHVVAKQQFRLPVNAAAQTALDLSKMPNLTTEEKETQVKIQNDDLDLTFDKASGTIQSFSYKGKSLIKNGPIPNYWRAPIDNDKGNGGPSRMATWKNAGKNRSISKVNVTKIGEKIVRIDVEGTLPTTTVSSYKTSYTVFGNGDITVANSLKPGASTLPEIPEVGSLMTVPQEFEQMTWYGRGPYENYQDRNTGSDVGLYSGTVEEQFFPYIEPSETGNKTDVRFVALTNSEGAGIMAIGAPTIEANALHYTPDDLDGPLHPHQVTHRDDITLRVNYKQMGVGGDDSWGARPHPAYLLLPSKEYSYSYTLRPIPAGTSNLMELSKSISTVHLISLIQVNGKALAGFDPEKTSYTYNVLRGTSKVPAVEAIATSKDVRITVTPAADLSGKTMVTASSSDGLLSKTYEIQFKVTDQYLSDLEWVQATTGWLTVKKDQSVEGNPIRLRGPSGTVTYDKGIGTHANSEIIYDLTGRSYDMFKAVIGVDQEIGSTRSDHNTIVFQVFLDGEKVYDSGLMRAATVAKAIEVPVKGAKELKLIVTDYGDGNSEDHGDWADAVLVPNSKLEPEVSLTGPATTAQGQSFDLFYRLNNVTQNVYAQDVTFNYDAKLLEFIDVSSLDEKTFIVEKKASEGKIRLILANTSGTLVKSDVLKLRFTAKSIGEATVALSDLVLADGEGKEMPFPGSTYKIIIQEGVDKGVLLTAIGEAQRIHDAAVEGSSAGQYPVGSKAILQAAIDQAKAVANLSDASKEQVEQAVSALTAALKAFTDSMIQGKPGDLNGDGKYSIGDLAIVAAAYGKTSADPDWAKYKPADLNNDGQVDIKDLAILAQKIME, translated from the coding sequence ATGAAAAAAAGATTGTCTTTACTGCTCATGCTGCTCATGGTAGCGAATTCATTCTGGGGATTAACTGCGGGGGCTGCACCTGCGAATGGCTACCCCGAATGGAATAACAACCCGACCGTTTTTCAGGTGAACCGGGAACCAGCCCACGCATCTTTTATTTCCTATGGGGATGTTGAGTCGGCATTGAAAGGCGCAGATATGATCTCAGCGATGACCGAACATCCGTCGCCTTATTATCGTTCATTGAACGGTGAATGGAAATTCAATCTGGCGAATAACCCAGCTTCACGCCCAGTGGATTTCTACCAGGATACATATGATACGAGTGGTTGGAAGAACATTAAAGTGCCAGGGGAATGGCAGATGCAAGGGTATGATTTTCCGATCTACACCAATGTCACATACCCGTTCTGGGGCAATGGTAATTCGACGAATGTTCAGCCGCCATTTGCGCCAACACAGTATAATCCGGTCGGGTCTTACAAGCGTACCTTCACGATTCCAGCGGCATGGAAGGATCGGCAGACATTCATTTCGTTCCAAGGTGTTGAAAGCGCATTCTATCTTTGGGTGAACGGCCAGCAGGTCGGATACGCAGAAGACAGCTATACGGCTAAGGATTTCAATATTACGCCGTATTTAAGAGAAGGCGAGAATTCCCTCGCCGTAGAAGTCTATCGTTGGTCAGACGGCAGTTGGCTGGAAGACCAGGATTTCTTGCGCGTTAGCGGCATTCAACGCGATGTGTTCTTGTACAGTACGCCGTCGGTTCATATCCGGGATTTCACGATCGTGACGGACTTGGACGCGAACTATAAGGATGCAGAGCTGCAATTGAAGGTGAACGTGAAAAAGGACGGTGCGAGCACATCAGAGGACAAACATACGGTGGAAGCGATGCTCTATGACGCGAGCAATCAACCTGTGTTGACGGAGCCAGTCATAATGAAGGCAGATCTGAACAGTCAAGCTGAAGTTCAGGTTAGCAGTTCTAAGCTCATCGCGAATCCGCTCAAATGGTCTGCCGAGACACCGAATTTGTATACCCTCGTATTTAGCCTCAAAGATGCAACGGGGAAGGTCATGGAAACAGCTGGTACACGCGTCGGCTTCCGTGAATTCGAAGTGAAGGTGATGGCGGGCGACAGCGGCAAGCAACAAATGCTGCTCAATGGGAAGCCGATTATGTTGAAGGGGGCCAATCGGCATGAGAGCAGTCCAGATACGGGTCATGCAGTTGATCTGGACCTGATGATTCAAGACATGAAGTTGATGAAGCAGTTTAACATTAATGCGGTTCGTACCTCACACTACCCGAATCATCCATTCTGGTACGATCTTGCGAATCAATACGGGATTTATCTTTTGGATGAGGTGAATTTGGAGACGCACGGCGTTAACGGGTCTGTCCCGACGAACAAAGCGGAGTGGACCGAGAACATTAAGGACAGGGCCCGCAGCATGGTTGAGCGAGATAAGAACCACCCGTCTGTCCTCATCTGGTCGCTCGGCAATGAAGCTGGCCAAGGGACAAATTTCAAGACGGAGTCGGACTATATCCGCAGTCTGGATCCGACACGCCCGATTCATTATGAAGGCTATAATGACGCGAAGGTCACGGACATGGTCAGCCACATGTATCCAGCGGTATCGACGCTTGAGACGTATGCGAAGAGCAGTGATCCACGACCATACATCATGTGTGAATATGCGCATTCGATGGGGAACAGTACGGGGAATCTTCAGGAATACTGGGATATGATCAAGAAGTATCCGAATTTGCAAGGCGGGTTCATCTGGGATTGGGTAGATCAAGCGGTGCGTATGAAGACGCCATCGGAGCGGCTGTATCTGACGGATGCAAATCAATCATTTCAAGCAGATTATACGGGAAGTGTCGTGGAACAGGCTGATGGCGCAACTGGCGTGTTGCAGGCGAAAGATCGGGCTTCTGCTTCCGTAACGATGCCTAATGATGCCAAATATAGCCTAACGGGTCCGCTGACCGTCGAAGCTTGGGTGAAACCGATCTCGAGCATCGCCAATAGTCCCATTATCGCCAAAGGCGACACGCAATTCGCATTGAAAATGAATGGCATGGATAAATTGGAGTTCTTTGTCTACAAAGGTGGCGTCTGGACCGCGGCGACAGCGAACTTACCTGCCAATTGGCTTAACAATTGGCATCATGTAGCCGGTGTTTATGATGGTGCGAGTGTGAGTCTTTACCTAGACGGACAGATTGTCGCTACAAAAACGTATTCAGGCAGCTTCGCTTCGAATGCGTACGCGCTTACGATCGGGAAAGATGCAGAGAAAGGCCGTACGTCCAACATGAGCTTTGACAAAATTCGTGTATACAATCGAGGATTATCATTAACGGAGTTAAATAATTCAGACCGCACACCAGATGCGAATACGGTGCTATGGATGGATTTCAATGTATCGGATGCCAAGTCCATCCCGCTGGAATCGCATGAATATCTCGCTTACGGCGGCGATTTCGGTGACAATCCGAACGACGGCAACTTTATGGCCAATGGCTTGATCTCGGCTGATCGCACGGTACAGCCTGAGTTGTGGGAAGTCAAGCAAGTTTACCAGAACATCAACGTGAAGGACGTTGATCTATCGAAAGGGCTCGTCGAGATTAAGAATGAATTTTTATTCAGCAATGTAAACCAATACGATGCTACCTGGGAACTGAAAGCAGATCATGAAGTGATCCAGTATGGAACGCTCACCGGATTGGATATCCCTGCGCTAACATCCAAGCAAGTTACAATTCCATATGTGTGGCCGAAGGAGCAGCCTGGCGTCGAGTATTGGCTCAATATTAGCTTCACGTTGAAGAACGATACGTTATGGGCGTCTAAGGGCCATGTGGTGGCGAAGCAGCAATTCAGATTACCGGTGAATGCCGCAGCACAGACCGCACTTGATCTGTCGAAGATGCCGAATCTGACGACAGAAGAGAAGGAGACGCAAGTGAAGATCCAGAATGATGACTTGGATTTGACCTTCGATAAAGCGTCGGGAACAATTCAGAGCTTCAGTTATAAAGGAAAATCGCTCATCAAAAACGGGCCGATACCGAATTACTGGCGTGCCCCAATTGATAATGACAAAGGTAACGGCGGTCCATCGCGGATGGCGACTTGGAAGAACGCAGGCAAGAATCGAAGCATCAGCAAGGTGAATGTGACGAAAATCGGCGAGAAAATCGTGCGGATTGATGTGGAGGGAACGCTGCCAACGACGACCGTCTCCTCGTATAAGACGTCTTACACAGTCTTTGGCAATGGCGACATTACAGTCGCGAACAGCTTGAAACCGGGTGCAAGCACGCTTCCCGAAATACCTGAAGTAGGAAGCCTCATGACGGTCCCACAGGAATTCGAGCAAATGACATGGTATGGCCGTGGACCTTATGAGAATTATCAGGATCGCAATACGGGATCGGATGTCGGGTTATATAGCGGTACGGTAGAGGAGCAGTTCTTCCCTTACATCGAGCCGTCGGAGACAGGGAACAAGACCGATGTGCGATTCGTAGCGTTAACCAATTCAGAAGGCGCGGGCATTATGGCTATTGGCGCACCGACAATCGAGGCGAATGCGCTGCATTACACGCCTGACGATCTGGATGGACCGCTCCATCCTCATCAAGTTACGCATCGCGATGATATTACATTGCGCGTAAATTACAAGCAAATGGGCGTCGGCGGCGACGACAGTTGGGGAGCTAGGCCGCATCCTGCCTACCTGCTGCTGCCAAGCAAAGAGTACAGCTATAGCTACACGCTGCGTCCGATTCCAGCAGGTACATCGAATTTAATGGAGCTGAGCAAATCGATCTCTACCGTCCATTTGATCAGTTTGATTCAAGTGAATGGGAAGGCGCTGGCAGGGTTTGATCCAGAGAAAACGAGTTACACTTACAATGTTCTTCGCGGCACATCAAAAGTGCCTGCGGTTGAAGCCATTGCGACGAGCAAAGATGTGCGGATTACCGTAACACCGGCTGCAGATCTGTCCGGTAAGACGATGGTTACAGCAAGCTCTTCGGATGGGCTGCTCTCGAAGACGTATGAAATTCAATTTAAGGTGACGGATCAGTACTTAAGCGATTTGGAATGGGTTCAGGCTACAACAGGATGGCTTACGGTGAAGAAGGATCAGAGTGTGGAAGGCAATCCAATCCGGCTACGCGGGCCTTCGGGAACAGTAACGTATGACAAAGGGATCGGTACGCATGCCAATTCGGAAATAATATACGATCTGACGGGACGCAGCTATGACATGTTTAAGGCGGTTATCGGCGTAGATCAGGAAATCGGCAGCACAAGATCGGATCATAATACGATTGTTTTCCAAGTCTTCTTGGACGGCGAGAAGGTTTACGACAGCGGCTTAATGCGGGCGGCGACGGTGGCGAAAGCGATCGAAGTGCCTGTCAAAGGCGCCAAGGAGTTGAAGCTCATCGTCACGGATTACGGCGACGGCAATTCGGAAGACCATGGCGATTGGGCAGATGCCGTGCTTGTTCCTAACAGCAAGCTTGAACCTGAAGTATCCTTAACCGGACCTGCGACAACGGCTCAAGGTCAATCCTTTGATCTATTCTACCGGCTGAACAATGTAACGCAGAACGTATACGCCCAAGATGTAACATTCAACTATGATGCGAAATTGCTGGAATTCATCGACGTCAGCAGCTTGGACGAGAAGACGTTCATTGTCGAGAAGAAAGCATCAGAAGGGAAAATTCGGCTCATCTTGGCGAATACCTCCGGAACGCTCGTTAAGAGCGATGTATTGAAACTGCGGTTCACTGCCAAATCGATTGGCGAAGCCACGGTTGCACTATCGGATCTTGTGCTGGCAGATGGCGAAGGCAAGGAAATGCCATTCCCAGGTTCGACGTATAAAATAATCATTCAAGAAGGAGTCGACAAAGGTGTTCTTCTTACAGCGATTGGAGAGGCCCAGCGCATCCATGATGCAGCTGTGGAAGGCTCGAGCGCTGGACAGTATCCAGTAGGCTCCAAAGCGATACTTCAAGCGGCGATCGATCAAGCCAAAGCCGTGGCGAATCTAAGCGATGCGAGCAAGGAGCAGGTTGAGCAAGCGGTATCGGCATTGACAGCTGCGCTGAAGGCCTTTACCGACAGCATGATCCAAGGGAAACCGGGTGATCTGAACGGCGACGGCAAATATTCAATCGGTGATCTTGCGATCGTCGCAGCAGCTTATGGTAAGACATCAGCAGATCCAGATTGGGCGAAATATAAGCCTGCCGACTTGAATAACGATGGCCAAGTGGACATTAAAGACCTAGCAATCCTGGCACAGAAGATAATGGAGTAA
- a CDS encoding sensor histidine kinase, whose product MKQLPFKYKLLASYMLLVIVPVITIGYYAYYTSVQYVKEQTIQNVKSTLVQAVDNIEGRMKTVELVDNQLYLDQSLQRALNKRYEPLDSYQTVTQKILPKLDSAMNLAPQNVVINLFLHNTTLPEIYDIETEEDPLSRGKRYNLIHYQHIEQLNWVKRFDDMHVDSQWMQVGSDVKFGNVSWLRKMMDFETIKAIGTMQITVKKDELFGNLNYSSSQDGIPGYFAVINNHNETVYENSSNPLPPHWLADTRAYMQIYEPIEGTKYRAVALVPLQELEHAAQKVKNVTLLICLASFLVLMAIGAIVSNTFSKQINRIVRSLRAFQEGNFTKRIPSVGSDEFAQIAIAFNEMAVNIEDLVQEVYISNLQKKEAELDALQAQIKPHFLYNTLSSISRLARLGETEKLHQMVTQLATFYRLTLNRGRSIIPIREEIQQVQSYVVIQKIKHVDRLDVSYDIQFSVMEYDTVKLILQPFVENAVKHAMSEEPLHIRIAAYQEEGTIVMKVSDNGVGMREETMRQIFEYQEQSIGYGIRNVNERIKLQFGESFGVTIESEWGAGTTVRIVIPLYRELHDCS is encoded by the coding sequence ATGAAACAGCTTCCTTTCAAATACAAACTGCTGGCATCTTATATGCTGCTCGTGATCGTACCTGTTATTACGATTGGTTATTACGCTTATTATACATCCGTGCAATATGTGAAGGAGCAGACGATTCAGAATGTGAAAAGCACCTTAGTGCAGGCTGTTGATAATATCGAGGGAAGAATGAAAACGGTGGAGCTGGTGGATAATCAGCTCTATCTAGACCAGTCGTTGCAGCGGGCATTAAATAAGCGATATGAGCCCTTGGACAGTTATCAGACGGTGACGCAAAAGATTCTCCCCAAGCTGGACTCGGCGATGAATTTGGCACCGCAAAATGTCGTCATTAATTTGTTTTTGCATAACACGACCCTGCCTGAAATCTATGATATAGAGACCGAAGAAGATCCGCTCTCCCGAGGAAAACGGTATAATCTGATTCATTATCAGCACATAGAGCAGCTCAATTGGGTGAAAAGATTCGATGACATGCATGTCGATTCCCAATGGATGCAGGTGGGTTCGGATGTGAAGTTCGGCAATGTATCTTGGCTTCGTAAGATGATGGATTTTGAGACGATTAAGGCGATTGGGACTATGCAGATTACAGTCAAAAAAGACGAGTTGTTCGGAAATTTGAATTACAGCAGTAGTCAAGACGGCATCCCCGGTTATTTCGCTGTCATCAATAATCATAACGAGACGGTGTACGAGAACAGTAGCAACCCGCTTCCTCCGCATTGGCTGGCAGACACGAGAGCTTATATGCAGATCTACGAGCCCATCGAGGGAACCAAATACCGCGCTGTGGCGCTCGTACCGCTGCAAGAACTCGAACATGCCGCTCAGAAAGTCAAAAATGTGACACTGCTTATTTGCTTGGCCAGTTTTTTGGTGCTCATGGCGATCGGTGCCATTGTGTCCAATACATTCTCGAAGCAGATCAACAGGATTGTTCGATCTCTCCGCGCATTTCAGGAAGGGAATTTTACGAAACGGATTCCATCGGTCGGCTCCGATGAGTTTGCGCAAATTGCGATTGCATTTAATGAGATGGCGGTGAATATTGAGGACCTTGTTCAGGAGGTCTATATCAGCAACTTGCAGAAGAAGGAAGCCGAGCTGGATGCGCTTCAAGCTCAAATTAAACCGCATTTTCTGTATAATACCTTATCTTCAATTAGCAGGCTGGCTCGTTTGGGCGAAACGGAAAAGCTGCACCAGATGGTCACACAGCTGGCAACGTTCTATCGCCTGACCTTGAATCGAGGAAGATCGATTATCCCGATTCGTGAGGAAATCCAACAGGTCCAATCTTATGTTGTCATCCAAAAGATTAAGCATGTCGACAGGCTGGATGTCAGCTATGACATTCAATTCTCCGTCATGGAATACGATACCGTGAAGCTGATCTTGCAGCCGTTTGTTGAAAATGCGGTCAAGCATGCCATGTCTGAAGAGCCCCTTCATATCCGGATTGCCGCTTATCAGGAAGAAGGCACCATCGTCATGAAAGTGAGCGATAACGGTGTCGGGATGCGTGAGGAAACGATGAGACAAATATTTGAATATCAAGAACAAAGTATTGGTTATGGCATCCGAAATGTGAATGAGCGGATCAAGCTGCAATTCGGAGAATCATTCGGCGTAACGATAGAGAGCGAATGGGGTGCAGGGACGACGGTTCGTATCGTCATTCCTTTGTACCGGGAATTGCATGATTGTAGTTAA